From one Drosophila virilis strain 15010-1051.87 unplaced genomic scaffold, Dvir_AGI_RSII-ME tig00001590, whole genome shotgun sequence genomic stretch:
- the LOC138911563 gene encoding uncharacterized protein — MATQKRRLNEKLQELKRNSILWFAPCLFLLHNVVSDDRKFDLVSVHLDEDIVTIQDPITNPPLNNKYFSLKQRILEIFVESEVSKLKRLLQGRDLTGKKPMEFLTHMRRLAPANGCEGFICTLFIAKLPMAVRPIISVWEEDDPNKLAKIGDKMLENSGSEPTSEMSTQTATAEQKQQNIEEVSNNSPSLTDVAAALHALSQ, encoded by the exons ATGGCGACCCAAAAACGCAGGCTTAATGAAAAACTTCAAGAATTGAAGAG AAATTCAATCCTGTGGTTTGCACCATGCCTGTTTCTCTTGCATAATGTTGTATCGGATGATCGCAAGTTCGACTTGGTGTCGGTACACTTGGACGAGGATATTGTCACCATCCAGGATCCCATCACGAATCCACCTCTGAATAACAAATACTTCTCATTGAAGCAACGGATCCTCGAAATTTTTGTGGAATCAGAGGTCTCAAAATTAAAGCGACTTCTGCAAGGTCGCGACCTGACCGGCAAGAAGCCGATGGAATTTCTTACACACATGCGTCGTTTAGCACCCGCTAATGGCTGCGAAGGCTTTATATGCACTCTATTTATCGCCAAGCTGCCAATGGCGGTTCGTCCGATAATTTCTGTCTGGGAGGAAGACGACCCAAATAAGTTAGCAAAAATCGGGGACAAGATGCTGGAAAATAGTGGAAGCGAACCGACTTCTGAAATGTCGACACAAACTGCAACTGCTGAGCAAAAACAGCAGAATATAGAAGAGGTCAGTAACAATAGCCCCAGCTTAACTGATGTTGCGGCCGCCTTGCACGCGCTTTCCCAGTAA